Genomic segment of Actinomycetes bacterium:
GCTCAGGCGATGCAGGCCGCCGCCGCCCGGGTCGAACCCGAGGCGGCGATGAACCCGGTCCTGCTCAAGCCGACTGGCGACCGCACCAGCCAGGTGGTGGTGATGGGCCACCCCGACGGGGTCGCCGACGCCCGCTCCTACCAGGACCGCAAGCCGGAGTTGCTGGGCGTCGCGCTCGCCGCTCTGGCCGACCTCCGGGGCCGCTTCGACGTGGTGATCTGCGAGGGCGCCGGCTCCCCGGCCGAGGTCAACCTGCGCGCCCACGACTTCGTGAACATGGGCCTGGCCCGGGCCGCCGGCCTGCCGGTCGTGGTCGTCGGCGACATCGACCGGGGCGGGGTGCTCGCCGCCCTGTACGGCACGCTCGCGCTGCTCGAGCCGGCCGACCAGGCCCTGGTCAAGGGATGGCTGATCAACAAGTTCCGGGGCGACCCGGCGCTGCTCGGGCCCGGCCTGGACCGGCTGCGCGAGCTCACCGGCCGTCCCGTGCTCGGCGTGCTGCCCATGCGGGAGGGGCTGTGGCTGGACGTCGAGGACTCCCTCGCGCTCGAGTCGCGGCCCGCCCCGCGCGGGCCCGGGGCCGCCTCCGGGCTCGACGTCGCGGTCGTGCGCCTGCGCCGCATGAGCAACTTCACCGATCTCGACGCGCTCGCGGCCGAGCCTGGCGTGCGCGTGCGCTACACCGACGACCCCGTCGACGTCGCCCGCGCCGACCTGGCCGTGCTGCCTGGGACCAAGGCCACCGTGGCCGACCTCGCCCTGGTGCGCGCCTGGGGGGTCGGCGACGCGCTGGCCGCCCGGGCCCGCCGCGGCGACCCCGTGCTCGGGATCTGCGGCGGCTACCAGATGCTCGGCCGCCTGATCCACGACGGCGTCGAGTCGGGCGCCGGCACCGTCGAGGGCCTCGGCCTCCTGCCGGTCGAGACCACCTTCGAGGCCGGCAAGACCCTCACCCGGCGGGCTGGCACCTGCCCGCTGCTCGGCGTGCCCGCCACCGGCTACGAGATCCGCCACGGTCACACCCGCGTGCTCGGCGGCACGCCCCTGCTCGACCCGGACGGCGGCTGCGCCGACGGCGCGGTGCTGGGGACCTCCTGGCACGGGCTGCTCGAGGGCGACCCGCTGCGCCGCGCCCTGCTGGCCTGGGTCGCCGAGCGGCGCGGCCTCGACTTCGTCCCGCAGCGCACCGAGTTCGCCGCGGTGCGCGAGGCCCGCCTCGACGCGCTCGGCGACCTGATCGCCCACCATGCCGACCTCGACGCGCTGAGCGGGCTGATGGGGCGATGATCCCTGTCCCTCGCGCCGAGCGGGCTGATGGGGCGATGGTCCCTGTCCCTCGCGGCGAACGGGCTGATCGGCCGATGATCCTGTTCCTCACCACCGCCGACACCGAGGTGCTCGCCGCGAGCCGGGCCGCCGGGCTCCTGCCCGGCGGGTTCCCGGCCGTGCGGGCCGCCAACCCGGTCAGCGCCGAGGTCGCCCTCGACGGCGCCCGGGTCGTGCTGGTGCGCCTGCTGGGCGGGCGGCGGGCGTGGGACGGCTTCGACGCGGTCCGGGCTCGCTGCGCCCGAGCAGGCGTCCCGCTGCTGGCGTTCTCCGGCGAGGCCACGCCCGACGCCGAGCTGACCGCGCTGTCCAGCGCGCCCGCCGGGGTCGTCGCCGACGCGTTCGCCTACCTGGTCCAGGGTGGCGTGGAGAACACCGCCAACCTGTTCCGGTTCGTCGCCGACACGCTGCTGCGGACCGGGTTCGGCTTCGCCGCCCCCGCTGCCCTGCCCGAGGAAGGCGTCTGGGGGGCGCGGCCCCGCGACCCAGGGCGGCCCACCGTCGGGGTCGTGTTCTACCGGACCCACTGGATGAGCGGGAACACCGCATTCGTCGGGGCGCTGTGCGACGCGGTCGAGGCCCGGGGGGCGAACGCGCTGCCGGTGTTCGCCTACTCGCTGCGCCCCAGGGACGGCCGGGTGCCCGCGCTCGAGCTGCTCCGCGGCGTCGACGCGGTGGTCCTCACCGTGCTCGCGATGGGCGGCAGCACCGCCGCGGACGCCGAGGGGTGGTCGGTGCCGGCGCTGGAGGCGCTCGGCGTCCCCGTGGTCCAGGCCGTCTGCGCCACCTCCGCGCGCGCGGCCTGGGCGGCGTCCGACGCGGGGCTGTCCCCGCTCGACGTGGCCATGCAGGTCGCGCTGCCCGAGTTCGACGGGAGGATCGTGACCGTGCCGTTCTCGTTCAAGGAGACCGGTGAGGACGGCACGGTGACCTACGTGCCCGACCCGGAGCGAGCCTTGCGGGTGGCCGGGATCGCGGTCCGGCTGGCCAGGCTGGGCCACATCCCGAACGCGGCCAAGCGGGTCGCGGTGATGCTGTCGAACTACCCGACCAGGCACAGCCGGGTCGGCAACGCGGTCGGCCTGGACACCCCCGCGTCGGCCGTGCGGCTGCTCGACGCGCTGACCGCCGCCGGCTACGACACCGGCGACTGGCGCGAGCGGGGCTGGGACGGCGACCAGCTCGTCCACGCACTGATCGCCTCCGGCGGGTACGACGAGGAGTTCCTCACCGCCGAGCAGGTCGCGGCCAACCCGGCCCGGGTGGACCCGGCCCGCTACGCCGGCTGGTTCGCCCAGCTCCCCGCCGGCCTGCGCCAGGCGGTCCAGGCGCACTGGGGCCCGCCCCCCGGCGAGCTGTACCGCGACGGCGACGACCTCGTGCTCGCCGGGCTGCGGCTCGGCAACGTGTTCCTGGGCATCCAGCCGCCGCGCGGGTTCGGGGAGAACCCGGTCGCCATCTACCACGATCCCGACCTGCCTCCCACCCATCATTACCTGGCTGCCTACCGCTGGCTCGACCAGGAGTGGGGCGCAGACGCCGTCGTGCACCTCGGCAAGCACGGCACGCTCGAGTGGCTGCCCGGCAAGAGCCTCGGGCTGTCGGCCTCGTGCGGGCCCGACGCCGTCCTCGGCGACCTGCCGCTGCTCTACCCGTTCGTGGTCAACGACCCGGGCGAGGGCACCCAGGCCAAGCGCCGCGCCCACGCGGTGATCGTCGACCACCTGGTCCCGCCCATGACCCGGGCCGAGACCTACGACGACCTGGCCCGGCTGGAGCAGCTGCTCGACGAGTACGCCCAGGTCTCGGCCCTCGACCCGGCCAAGGTGCCCGCCGTCCGGGCCCGCATCTGGCAGCTCCTGGTCGTGGCGGAGCTGCACCGGGACCTCGGGGTCGACTCTGAGCCCGACGACTTCGACGACTTCGTGCTGCACGTCGACGGCTACTTGTGCGAGATCAAGGACGCCCAGATCCGCGGCGGCCTGCACGTGCTCGGGCAGGCCCCGGCCGGCGAGGCGCTCGTCGGGCTCGTGCTCGCGATCCTGCGCCTGCCCCAGGCCGGGCTGCCCGGCCTGCGCGAGGCCCTCGGGCTGGACGAGGCCGCTCTGGACCGGACCGCGGTCGACCGGGTCGAGGCCGAGGCGCGGGCGCTGGTCGAGGCGATGGACGCCAAGGGCTGGGACCCGGCGGTG
This window contains:
- a CDS encoding cobyric acid synthase, which produces MSGALLVAGTASEVGKSVVAAGLCRWLARQGVKVAPFKAQNMALNSAVTLDGAEIGRAQAMQAAAARVEPEAAMNPVLLKPTGDRTSQVVVMGHPDGVADARSYQDRKPELLGVALAALADLRGRFDVVICEGAGSPAEVNLRAHDFVNMGLARAAGLPVVVVGDIDRGGVLAALYGTLALLEPADQALVKGWLINKFRGDPALLGPGLDRLRELTGRPVLGVLPMREGLWLDVEDSLALESRPAPRGPGAASGLDVAVVRLRRMSNFTDLDALAAEPGVRVRYTDDPVDVARADLAVLPGTKATVADLALVRAWGVGDALAARARRGDPVLGICGGYQMLGRLIHDGVESGAGTVEGLGLLPVETTFEAGKTLTRRAGTCPLLGVPATGYEIRHGHTRVLGGTPLLDPDGGCADGAVLGTSWHGLLEGDPLRRALLAWVAERRGLDFVPQRTEFAAVREARLDALGDLIAHHADLDALSGLMGR